Proteins encoded within one genomic window of Bombina bombina isolate aBomBom1 chromosome 1, aBomBom1.pri, whole genome shotgun sequence:
- the CHTOP gene encoding chromatin target of PRMT1 protein isoform X1 → MAAPSASKVVLKSTTKLSLNERFTNMLKNKQPMPVNIRATMQQQHLASARNRRLAQQMENRPSVQAALKLKQSLKQRLGKSNIQARLGRPVGGLPRGAIGLRGAGMGLRGSQRGMMRIGRGGRGLPRGAMRGQNLRGRGGVPRMGLRRGIRGRAGVGRGLRGGSMGRGGMGGRGRGGMLARGRGGFSRGRGRGRGSTRPALTREQLDNQLDAYMSKTKGHLDAELDAYMAQADSEAND, encoded by the exons ATGGCAGCACCCTCGGCATCCAAAGTTGTACTAAAAAGTACCACCAAGCTGTCCCTAAATGAGCG CTTTACTAACATGCTGAAGAACAAACAGCCGATGCCGGTGAATATCCGAGCCACGATGCAGCAGCAGCACTTGGCAAGTGCCAGAAACAGAAGATTGGCTCAGCAAATGGAGAACAGACCTTCTGTGCAGGCTGCGCTGAAACTGAAGCAG AGCTTAAAGCAGCGCCTTGGTAAAAGTAACATACAGGCCAGATTAGGAAGGCCCGTGGGAGGCCTTCCACGTGGAGCCATTGGACTGCGAGGGGCAGGTATGGGACTCCGTGGCTCACAAAGAGGTATGATGAGGATAGGCCGTGGAGGCAGGGGACTACCCAGAGGTGCTATGAGAG GGCAAAATCTGAGAGGACGAGGTGGTGTCCCAAGAATGGGACTGAGGAGAGGAATTAGAGGTCGTGCAGGTGTTGGCCGTGGACTAAGAGGAGGTTCTATGGGTCGTGGTGGTATGGGTGGAAGAG GCCGTGGGGGCATGTTGGCTCGAGGAAGAGGTGGTTTTAGCAGAGGACGTGGCAGAGGAAGGGGGTCAACACGTCCTGCATTAACCAGAGAACAGCTTGATAACCAACTTGATGCTTATATGTCAAAGACAAAAGGTCACCTTGATGCAGAACTGGATGCCTACATGGCTCAGGCTGATTCAGAAGCCAATGACTGA
- the CHTOP gene encoding chromatin target of PRMT1 protein isoform X2 translates to MAAPSASKVVLKSTTKLSLNERFTNMLKNKQPMPVNIRATMQQQHLASARNRRLAQQMENRPSVQAALKLKQVKLLA, encoded by the exons ATGGCAGCACCCTCGGCATCCAAAGTTGTACTAAAAAGTACCACCAAGCTGTCCCTAAATGAGCG CTTTACTAACATGCTGAAGAACAAACAGCCGATGCCGGTGAATATCCGAGCCACGATGCAGCAGCAGCACTTGGCAAGTGCCAGAAACAGAAGATTGGCTCAGCAAATGGAGAACAGACCTTCTGTGCAGGCTGCGCTGAAACTGAAGCAGGTAAAGCTGTTGGCCTAG